The nucleotide window TGCGTGTTGAAAATCGCCGGAGGAATCGAAACGGGGAGTGAGGAACATGCCGCCGAACTGAAAACCCGATCCGCAGACCTGCCGGTGGAATGGCTCGGGGATGTCCGCGATATCCCCACGTTCCATGCGGGTCTCGACGTTTTCGTGATGATCTCGAATCCAGCGGGATGTCCGAATGCCTCGCTCGAAGCACTCGCCTCGGGTCTGCCGGTGATCGCCACCGACATTGGCGGCGCCTCCGAGCAGGTCATCGACGGACAGACAGGCCGTTTGGTGCCGCCTTATGAACCGGAAGCTCTGGCGAAGGCGATGGTCGATCTGACGCGATCACCGGAAGAACGCGCGAGACTCGGTGCGAATGGCCGCCGCCATGTGGAGGAGCATTTCAGCCTCGAACGCATGACGGAGAATTGGCTCAAGGTTCTCACCCATCACATCGAATCCTGATCGCTCTCTTGAGGACCAAAGGTCCGCCCCATACCAGCCCAGCCCGCAAGGGCTGGGTGGGCATGACTCCCATGATGGAGGGCTGAAAGCCCGATCGATGTGGAGAAGACTACGATGCTCACTCCCCGAACGAAAAATGGATCGGGCCTTCAGCCCTCCAAACAAACACCGGACCCAACCTGGGCCTTGCGACCCAGGCTGGTATGGAGCGCGCCTTTGGCGCTTTAGAGATTCACTTCTTCTCCACCACCTCCAACCGGATCTCGTCCGAGTTCGCGCGCAGTTCCGGCGCGTACATCGCCTCTGCTTTCGCGGGCAGCGCGTGATACTTGCCGGGAGCTTCCGCACGGAGCTGGTAGGTCACCTGGCTGGTGCCACGCGGCAGCGACCGGATGAAGAAGTCCACCGTCTTGTCGCGTGGTTCCATGTAGGCCTGGATTCTGCCGCGGACGTAACCGCTCAGGCTTTCGGTCGCTTCGAAGCCCGCCGCCTTCGCGTCGGAGAAGATCAGGTATTCGTAGTCGTTCTTGCTCTCCAGCACGAGCTCCACCTCAATGCGGTCACCACTGGCGAGGCTTGCTCCGTCCTTGAGTTCCTCGCGGCGGAACTTCTGCACGCGCTGGTTCACCACGAGTCCGGTCGAGTCCGGTACCACGGTCTGGTTCTCTTCCGGGATCAGTTTGTAAACGTGGCGCTCCACCTTCACCTCGAGGCCCGCCTTGCGCAGGAAGTCCTCCAGCGAGAAGACCTCCAGATAGACGTTCCCATACAACGAACCTTCCCCCTTCCGGCGCAACTCCACCGTATGCCTGCCCGTCGGCAAGCCCGCTGCATCCACGATCACCGTGCCATCAAAAGAGAACAGGTTCTCCCGGTCGATGGACACCGTCCGCAGCGATTTCCCATCCAGCAGCACCTCCACATCCATCTTCGGAGCAAGCTCACCGCTCGCCTTCAAATAGGCGGCGATGGCCTCGATCGCATATGCGGTGTCGCGGGTGGAGTTCCAGTAGCAGGCATGGCGGCGGTTGTTCACCAGATACTTCACCAAGCCACGAGTTTCCGGCGCTTTCGGCTTCACCGCCGAAAGCAGCTTGAGATACCAGGCGTTCGCCTCCACATCGCTGCCATACCAGTACCACCAGTAGGACTCGTTCTTCAGATCAAGGTAGTGGGTCTGGTTTTCATCGTCGCGCTTCGCGAATTGGGCGATGGTCTGCATGACCTCGTCACGGCGGCCCGCGTCCTTCCTCCGATGAAGCTCCAGCCCCGCGAGGCACTGCGCATACACCGGTAGCTCCAGGCGATCGCGGAACAGGAAATCCACCATCTCCGGCCCATCCTTGCCCGCCTCACCCAGCACCATCCGGACAAAGGCATCGGTGGAATCCGTACGGCTCTTCTCGTAGAGTTTCGATGGCTTCGGCTTCTTGCCCGCTTTCTCCGCAGCAACACGGGCGACATGACGTTTCAGGGCGGCGACTTCCTTTTTCTCAGACGATTGCAGCCACGCGACGCCACGATTCAGCATGCCGTCCGGCACATTCGCGCCATTCGCCTTCGCGGACAGCAAGCCGTGGACGACCACCACCGTGGTGTGGGGATAAGACGTCTCTCCATAACCGGAGAACCATCCCCATCCGCCATCGGAGTTCTGCATGTTCATGAGGCGGTCCACGCCCGCCTGCTCCATCTTCTCGATCTCAAGCGCATCGAAAACCGGATTCCTCTTCCACTGCCGCCATTGCTCGGCACGCTCCCGGGCGTCCCCCATCTGCTGGGGATTCAGGTTGATGCGTTTCTCGCGGATCTCATCGAGATTCACACCGAGGTCCTGCACCATCTTCCGCGCGATCACCAGGGGCACGAAGCGGTTCAGCGTCTGCTCGGTACAGCCGTATGGATACTCCGCCAGATAGGGAATGGCATCCACCACCGCACCCGCCACCGTGGGCGAGAAACGGACCGTGAGCTTGGTCTGGTCGGCGCGGCGTTGCTCCGGAATCTCGAAATCGATCGACGTGCTGTCCTTGCCCGGATCGATCACCCGGCTCCACGCATCCTGGCGCAACATGCCGTGAACGATCACCGGCACCTTCTTCTCGATTGCATCGCCGTCGTCCGTGGTCACCGCTTTCATGCGAACCACGGCTTCTCCTTCCTTGAGGGCTTTCACCCGCCAATCGACACGAACCTCGCCCTTGGCAGGTATCTCCACACTTTTGGTCTCGCCCCCGATCTGCTCGACCGTGCCGCCTTCAAGCTCCAGCGAAACCTTCACCGTCCTGGGTGCGTCGTATTCGTTATGGACGACCGCGCTGAATACCGCCTCATCCTTCTCGACGAGGAAACGCGGAGCTTCCAAACGCACCAGCAATTCCTTCGAGGTGATGATCTCGGCGCTGCCCTCGCCCACCCGGGTTCCCTCACCCAATGCCCACACGCGGGCTTTCCAGGTGGTGAGATTGTCCGGGAATTCCAGCGGAATTTCCGCGCGTCCTTCCGCGTTGGTTTTCACCTCACCGGCCCACTTCAACAGATCGGCGAACTCCTTGCGGACAGTGACCGCAGGTTCCGTGCCGTCCTCTCCTCCGGCTGCGTCCTTTTTCTTCGCCACTTCCATGGGAGCGGCGAAGGTAGCGGGAGCGGCACTGAATGCATCCGCAGCCATCCCGCCCTCGTCGAGGCCCAACCTGCTTCTCGCCGAAGCGGAGCGTCTCTCCAGCCTGCCGCCCACGCCACCTGTCACGACGCCCACCCATCCGAAGTTGCCCAACGTCTGCATCGTCACCTCATCCGGAGCGGCCAGGCTCCCTTGCGAACCCGGCACGGACCCCACAGTACGAGGACCCCAGTAATTCCGTTTCCACGACCAGAAGTTTTCCAGGATCGGCGCGGCATTCGGACCGCCGGTGAGTGCCTCCAACGCCTTGTCATAGATCGCCACCGTGGTAGTCCCCTGGAATGGCTTGCCCCCGCCATCCCGCACGATCACCGCGAGCGCGGATTTCTCGCCGGGTTTCACGCGGGCCTTTGCGGGCTCCACCGAGACGTCCAGCGCCCGGCTCTGCGGAGGAAGGAGGATCTGCCTGACCGCGGTGTGAACCTGTGCTCCATGCACCGTGACGCCCTCGACAAAGATGTTCGGCATGTCATCGAGCGACAACGGGATCTGCACCTCGCCACTGCGACCATCCAGCACGATCCTTTTCGCCTCACGTCCACCGCCTTGTTCGGCACGCAGGAACAACCACACGTGGGCGTTCGGCTGATCGCTGTTCACCCGCAGCTTCACCGTGTCTCCGGGAGCATAGGAAACCTTGTCGGTCACCAGCTCCAGATCGCCGAATTGCCAGTCATCCCCCGGTTTGTCCGTGCCGTGGACGTTGAGAATGAGTCCGCCCTCGGTGGCCTCGCCACCGTTGTGAGAGAGCTTCGCCGCAAGCCTGTATTGTCCGGCAGCGGGTGCCTGGAAACGCTGGTGGATCTCTCCTTCCGCATCCGTCTTCACCTGCCAAAGGGAGATCTCCTTTTCATCGATGCGGCCGTTTTCTCCTGCCACGAGGCGCAGCAGACGAAGCGTGCCCTCGGCCCCCACCACCGGCTTGCCCGCCAGTGTGGCGGCGGAAACCGTGACCTCCACATTCTCGCCCGGGCGGGCGTAGCCACGGTCCGCAGCCACCACGATCTCGAACGGTTTCCGCGCGGCCACCACGCTGCCCTTGCCGGTTTCCTCACGGCGGGAGGCATCCACCACCTTCGCCTCGATCGAATAGCGGGCATCCATGTCGCCATGCACCTGCTTGGCCGGAGCGGTATCCACCTCCACCCTGGCGGTGCCGTCCTCGCCGATCTGCACGGTGCGCTTGATCACCAGCTCCGGCGGCGTCCAACGGTTGCCGCGCCACCATGGAGGAGACGGTGGAATGCAGCCCCAGGACTTCCATCCCGGATGCCACGGAGCCTCGACGCCGCACCACCACGCACCACGGCCATACAGCCAATCCCAGCGCCACATCGGGAACCAGCGCTCTCCGAGCGATTCGCGGTTCACGGTGATCTCGACGGTGGCATTGCGCACCGGTGCCCCGTGGAAATACACCGCCTTTACGATTGCCGTGAACTTGTCCCCGAGCCTCACAGGTTCGGACGGAGCCTCGATGCTCACCTCATATTCCGGCTTGCGATACTCCTCGACGCGGAAACGCACGATGGCGGTGATCTGATTGGGAATCTCGAAGCGTGCGGTCCATGCGCCGAGCACGGCATTCTTTGGCAGCACGCTCTGGACCTCTATCGCCCCCAAGGCATCTGTCTTGAGATTCTCGATCTTCATCGCCTCCTGGCCGCAGCCATCGATGAAGATCACCCGGCCGGTCTTCCCTGACCAACGCGCCTCGTCGGCTTTGCCATAGCTGACTTCACGCAGCCAGAACTTCGCATGGATGGCGTCTCCAGCCTTGTAAAGCGGGCGATCCGTGACGCCGTAGGAGATGGCGTCACGATACGCTCCGGGGTCATTGCCGCCATATCCGTAAAATGGCCCGAAGCCGCCGAATGCCAGACCCCGGCCGTTCTTCCGGGAAACCATCGACCATTGGTACTGGCTGTCCCAATCGCCTGCCTTGAGGAGAATGCGGCCCTCGCCATCGGTCGTGCGGTTGAAGATCTTCGTGCGGATTTCGTAGCGTCGTCCCAGCGGCAGCTTCCGCTCGATGTCCACGGTGCGGTGGCCGAAGAACTCCACTTCCGCGTCCGCCACGGGAGCGCCGGTGGCGGCATCCGCCAGCCAGACCTGACGCCCGGCGGCGGTCTCATGCTGAACGATCACCGTATCGATGATCCAGATCACGGTGTGGATGGTATTGCCATTCGCCAGCGTGCCGGTCACCCACCATGCGCCCGGCTTGTCGAGCGGCACCTCGATGTTCGCCAACGTATCGCGATGCTTTTCCCCCGGTTTCAAATCCTGCTGCCAGGCCGCTCCGATCTCGCCGAGATACTTGGTGGATTTCCCCTCGATGAGCCGCATGCCGATCTGCCCCGGCTGGATGCGCTGCCAATCGAGCTCCGGCGGATTGCCCGAAATGTAGTCCTTGATGTCGCGGAGCACCGCTTCCATGTCGATGGGCGCGGCGGTGAGCTTGATCGAGCCCGCATTGCGGAAGGTCAGCGGAATTTTCGGCCGCGTGCCGGACGCCGCGGTTTCCGCGGCACCGAAACGTCCCCATGCGCCGGTGATCTGGGCGAGGAGCTTTTCACGCTGCTTGTCATCGCCGGGACCTTGTTTGGAAATCACCTCGCGCAGCGCGGTCTCCGCACGGTCATACTGACGCCGGTCGAGATATTCATCCACCAGAGCATCCCCCGCCGAGCCGCCAACAGACTTGTCATCCAACAGCGAACGATAGAGCGCGATGAAGTGTTGCCCGGGCGGCAGCTTGAAACGGCGGACACCATCCGAGGTCTTCGCGAGACATTCATCATCTGCAAGAGTGTCCACGGCGAGAATACCCTTCCCGCTTTCCTCATCCGGAGCTCCCCACCAGCCATACCCGCCCAGGGTCTGCACGCCGTACTGGCTGCGGTTGAACTGGGCCAGATAGAACCGCGACCATGGCTCCAGAGACGCATTCAACCGCGCCTGCTCGGCCCAGGCGAAACGCAGCCGCTCGCCATCGTTTTTCGCCGCATCCCAGGACGCCGGAACTTCATAGAGCACCGGCTTGTCACCCGCCCATGGCGCGCCCTCCGTGCCTCCGGACGGACCTTCCTCCTGCCAATCCGGGAGAGTGTCCAGAGGCGTGAGCAACTGGAGCCTCCATGCCTCGCTGCCATATTGTCCCTCCCCCAGCTTCGCCGCCACCATGGCCCATGCATTGACGCGGAATGCCTCGTCCCGGGCCGTGTCCACCGCGCGCTTCACCAGTTGCATCCCGCGGACGAAATCACGGTAGGCGCAGGAGATCATTTCCCCGGCGGTGGCATCGCCATCGCCCGGATTGAAAGAATGCCGGCCACCACGCCTCGGGCCGTAGTAGCCCTGCTGGCGCTCGAACTCCCCGGCCAGCATCCGGCCGCCGTGAGGCACCGATTGGAGGCTCACGCCCGCGGCCAGCAGCAGATGCGGTTGATCGGGATGAGCCTCGAGGGCTTTCTCCATCAGGCCGTCGAACTTCTGCCAATCGTTGAGGCGTTGGAGGGACATCATCACCTTCTCCCAATCCTTCCCGGAATTCTCATCTCCGACCGGCAGGAGCTTTTCCTCATAGAGGTCCAGCGCCTCACGCCAGCGCCCCTTGTCCACCATGCCATCGCGTTCCGCGCGGATCTTCGCGACATCCTGCCCCATGGCAGCGAGTGCAAAAAGCCACATCCCTGTCAGACTGAAGAACAAGGTTTTCATGAGTTCTGCAGAGTAGACAGCGGACGGCCGGAAGTCTTGGAGGAATTTGCGACCTTTTCGCGATGACGGGGCAGAAAGGCGGACAAACCAACACCGGAATGACGAGTGTCGATCTATCCGCCCTGCTGCGACCCACTACGGGGTCGGAGAAAATATCAAAGGGCTGTGACGCCCGGAGGTCGCTGCGCGACGCACCGGCTACTTTCTTCGACCTCTTCGAGGTCGAAGATCCAGAACGACCAGACCTATAGGAAGGTATTCTACCGAAGCCTACTCGAAGTCGAAGCTCTTGCGGCGCTGGGGGCGCAGGCGGTGACGGCCGCCGTTCATGGAACGGAGCGGATCGAACAGCTTGTCCATGCCGGTTTCCTTCACCTCATAGACGATGGCCATCAACTCGCCGAGCCGTCCCTTTGGAAAGCCGCGCTCCTTGAACCACGCGAGATACTCCGGCGGCAGATCCATGACCGGCACTCCGGCAGGCGGATAGTCCTTGGGGCCGAACTTGCCATAGGGCATGCGCGCCTTGCCGATCTCCGCCAGAAGCCGGCGAAAATCCTCATGGTCGATGTCGGTCAGGTTCACATCCATGCGCTGGGTTCACTCAACCACGAAAATCCAGATCGGTCACGGACCGGATGCTCCGGACACGAAAAAGCCCGCGGGCGATCGCTCACCCGCGGGCTTGGGAAAGGAAAGAGTCCGCTTACTTGTGCTCCTTGGGAGCCTCAGCTGCCTTGGGGGCTTCGGCGGCCTTGGCGGCGGCAGCCTGATTGGCCTTGAGAGAGGATGCACTCTGCTCCTGGAACCACTTGTCGAAGGCCTTCTGCGGAACCACTTCCATGGTGCCGACCATGTTGCCGTGACCTTCACCGCAAAGCTGGCCGCAGACCACGAAGGTTTCGAGTTCCTTCACCGGGGTGAACCACATCGGGATCTCCTTGCCCGGGATGGCGTCCTGCTGGATGCGCATCGGGATCATCGAATAGTTGTGGATCACGTCCTTGCTGGTGACGTTCAGCACCGCCGGGTAGTTCACCGGCAGCTTGAGGATCGGGCTGGTGAAATCGTCGAGCGCGTTCGGATCGTTGTGATCGATGCCGAGCTCGTTCGAGCTGGAGATGAGGTGCGGATCGATCCGGC belongs to Luteolibacter ambystomatis and includes:
- a CDS encoding alpha-2-macroglobulin family protein encodes the protein MKTLFFSLTGMWLFALAAMGQDVAKIRAERDGMVDKGRWREALDLYEEKLLPVGDENSGKDWEKVMMSLQRLNDWQKFDGLMEKALEAHPDQPHLLLAAGVSLQSVPHGGRMLAGEFERQQGYYGPRRGGRHSFNPGDGDATAGEMISCAYRDFVRGMQLVKRAVDTARDEAFRVNAWAMVAAKLGEGQYGSEAWRLQLLTPLDTLPDWQEEGPSGGTEGAPWAGDKPVLYEVPASWDAAKNDGERLRFAWAEQARLNASLEPWSRFYLAQFNRSQYGVQTLGGYGWWGAPDEESGKGILAVDTLADDECLAKTSDGVRRFKLPPGQHFIALYRSLLDDKSVGGSAGDALVDEYLDRRQYDRAETALREVISKQGPGDDKQREKLLAQITGAWGRFGAAETAASGTRPKIPLTFRNAGSIKLTAAPIDMEAVLRDIKDYISGNPPELDWQRIQPGQIGMRLIEGKSTKYLGEIGAAWQQDLKPGEKHRDTLANIEVPLDKPGAWWVTGTLANGNTIHTVIWIIDTVIVQHETAAGRQVWLADAATGAPVADAEVEFFGHRTVDIERKLPLGRRYEIRTKIFNRTTDGEGRILLKAGDWDSQYQWSMVSRKNGRGLAFGGFGPFYGYGGNDPGAYRDAISYGVTDRPLYKAGDAIHAKFWLREVSYGKADEARWSGKTGRVIFIDGCGQEAMKIENLKTDALGAIEVQSVLPKNAVLGAWTARFEIPNQITAIVRFRVEEYRKPEYEVSIEAPSEPVRLGDKFTAIVKAVYFHGAPVRNATVEITVNRESLGERWFPMWRWDWLYGRGAWWCGVEAPWHPGWKSWGCIPPSPPWWRGNRWTPPELVIKRTVQIGEDGTARVEVDTAPAKQVHGDMDARYSIEAKVVDASRREETGKGSVVAARKPFEIVVAADRGYARPGENVEVTVSAATLAGKPVVGAEGTLRLLRLVAGENGRIDEKEISLWQVKTDAEGEIHQRFQAPAAGQYRLAAKLSHNGGEATEGGLILNVHGTDKPGDDWQFGDLELVTDKVSYAPGDTVKLRVNSDQPNAHVWLFLRAEQGGGREAKRIVLDGRSGEVQIPLSLDDMPNIFVEGVTVHGAQVHTAVRQILLPPQSRALDVSVEPAKARVKPGEKSALAVIVRDGGGKPFQGTTTVAIYDKALEALTGGPNAAPILENFWSWKRNYWGPRTVGSVPGSQGSLAAPDEVTMQTLGNFGWVGVVTGGVGGRLERRSASARSRLGLDEGGMAADAFSAAPATFAAPMEVAKKKDAAGGEDGTEPAVTVRKEFADLLKWAGEVKTNAEGRAEIPLEFPDNLTTWKARVWALGEGTRVGEGSAEIITSKELLVRLEAPRFLVEKDEAVFSAVVHNEYDAPRTVKVSLELEGGTVEQIGGETKSVEIPAKGEVRVDWRVKALKEGEAVVRMKAVTTDDGDAIEKKVPVIVHGMLRQDAWSRVIDPGKDSTSIDFEIPEQRRADQTKLTVRFSPTVAGAVVDAIPYLAEYPYGCTEQTLNRFVPLVIARKMVQDLGVNLDEIREKRINLNPQQMGDARERAEQWRQWKRNPVFDALEIEKMEQAGVDRLMNMQNSDGGWGWFSGYGETSYPHTTVVVVHGLLSAKANGANVPDGMLNRGVAWLQSSEKKEVAALKRHVARVAAEKAGKKPKPSKLYEKSRTDSTDAFVRMVLGEAGKDGPEMVDFLFRDRLELPVYAQCLAGLELHRRKDAGRRDEVMQTIAQFAKRDDENQTHYLDLKNESYWWYWYGSDVEANAWYLKLLSAVKPKAPETRGLVKYLVNNRRHACYWNSTRDTAYAIEAIAAYLKASGELAPKMDVEVLLDGKSLRTVSIDRENLFSFDGTVIVDAAGLPTGRHTVELRRKGEGSLYGNVYLEVFSLEDFLRKAGLEVKVERHVYKLIPEENQTVVPDSTGLVVNQRVQKFRREELKDGASLASGDRIEVELVLESKNDYEYLIFSDAKAAGFEATESLSGYVRGRIQAYMEPRDKTVDFFIRSLPRGTSQVTYQLRAEAPGKYHALPAKAEAMYAPELRANSDEIRLEVVEKK
- a CDS encoding DUF3820 family protein; its protein translation is MDVNLTDIDHEDFRRLLAEIGKARMPYGKFGPKDYPPAGVPVMDLPPEYLAWFKERGFPKGRLGELMAIVYEVKETGMDKLFDPLRSMNGGRHRLRPQRRKSFDFE
- a CDS encoding cytochrome c oxidase subunit II, with the translated sequence MSPSKFLGIPECFSAHGGQVDHLIDVVHWFMFALFMGWTIFFLFCLFRFWHRRTGNGKASYEGVRNHISSHIEVGVVIIEAVLLLGFAFPLWADRVDSWKLVQEQNPLRVRVVGWQFGWTYHYAGADGKFGRIDPHLISSSNELGIDHNDPNALDDFTSPILKLPVNYPAVLNVTSKDVIHNYSMIPMRIQQDAIPGKEIPMWFTPVKELETFVVCGQLCGEGHGNMVGTMEVVPQKAFDKWFQEQSASSLKANQAAAAKAAEAPKAAEAPKEHK